In a genomic window of Spirosoma agri:
- a CDS encoding glycoside hydrolase family 140 protein, giving the protein MKTSVLLLLFACIQGLTLAQQPFAHGRLTVSGNKRYLVHQDGTPFFWLGDTAWELFHRLNREEADQYLKRRAEQGFTVVQAVALAEFDGLKEPNPYGDTPLLTNDPTTPNEAYFKHVDYIVDKAAQYGIVIGFLPTWGDKVFKNTWGQGPEIFTVANAKAYGRYVGNRYKNRENIVWILGGDRNPRDGSQDLAIWRAMAAGIQEGTGGPDKALLTYHPQPNGLDGGASAWFQADDWFAFNMHQNGHCRFTPVYDYITVSYARQPTKPTMDAEPIYEDHPVCFNAKDLGISNAYDVRLYAYLDLFAGAHGHTYGCHDIWQMYSAKRPSVNNPHLYWQEAMDLPGANQMTHVRKLMTARPLLARVPDQSVIIENNLSAAERIQATRGADYAFVYTAVGKPFTVNPGKISGKSVTATWFDPRTGKTKPAGTFDNQKPQAFTPPSRGYGQDWVLILDDSSKNYPAL; this is encoded by the coding sequence ATGAAAACCTCTGTTCTCCTACTTCTATTCGCCTGTATCCAGGGCCTGACGCTGGCCCAACAGCCCTTCGCTCACGGACGGCTGACTGTATCCGGGAATAAACGATATTTGGTTCATCAGGATGGGACGCCATTTTTCTGGCTGGGTGATACTGCCTGGGAGCTCTTTCACCGGCTCAATCGGGAAGAAGCCGACCAGTATCTTAAACGACGGGCCGAGCAGGGATTTACAGTTGTACAGGCGGTGGCCCTTGCCGAGTTCGATGGCCTGAAAGAGCCCAACCCATACGGTGATACACCGCTGCTTACTAACGACCCCACAACGCCCAACGAAGCGTATTTCAAACACGTCGATTATATCGTTGATAAAGCGGCTCAATACGGCATCGTTATTGGTTTCCTGCCAACCTGGGGTGATAAAGTATTTAAAAATACGTGGGGCCAAGGGCCGGAGATCTTTACGGTAGCGAATGCAAAGGCGTACGGTCGCTATGTGGGCAACCGATATAAAAACCGCGAAAATATTGTCTGGATTCTGGGCGGTGACCGCAATCCACGGGATGGTTCGCAGGACCTGGCGATCTGGCGGGCAATGGCCGCTGGTATTCAGGAGGGAACGGGTGGCCCCGACAAGGCGCTGCTGACATATCACCCGCAGCCCAACGGTCTGGATGGGGGCGCATCGGCATGGTTTCAGGCCGACGACTGGTTTGCGTTCAACATGCACCAGAATGGACATTGTCGGTTTACGCCCGTGTACGACTACATCACGGTGTCCTATGCCCGTCAGCCGACCAAACCGACGATGGACGCTGAACCAATTTATGAAGACCACCCGGTTTGTTTTAACGCCAAAGACTTGGGCATATCGAATGCCTATGATGTACGATTGTATGCTTATCTGGATTTGTTTGCCGGTGCGCATGGCCACACGTATGGGTGCCATGACATCTGGCAGATGTACAGTGCGAAACGCCCATCGGTCAACAATCCACACCTATATTGGCAGGAAGCAATGGACCTGCCCGGAGCCAATCAGATGACGCACGTCCGGAAACTGATGACGGCCCGCCCCCTGCTTGCCCGTGTGCCTGACCAGTCGGTGATTATCGAGAATAATCTCAGTGCTGCCGAACGGATTCAGGCGACGCGGGGTGCCGATTACGCCTTCGTTTATACCGCCGTAGGAAAGCCATTTACGGTCAATCCGGGTAAGATCTCCGGCAAAAGCGTTACCGCTACCTGGTTCGACCCCCGAACGGGAAAGACGAAACCAGCCGGTACGTTCGACAACCAGAAACCACAAGCGTTCACGCCCCCGTCGCGAGGCTACGGACAGGATTGGGTATTGATCCTCGACGATTCTTCTAAAAACTATCCGGCCTTGTAA